The Coffea arabica cultivar ET-39 chromosome 9c, Coffea Arabica ET-39 HiFi, whole genome shotgun sequence nucleotide sequence TCGAAGCTTATTTGGGTCAAGGTTTCGAGTGGTACATGGATCAGAGTGGTCTGAatctaaatttgatacattccACACTCTTCGCACTCTCAATTGTATAGGTTTTGAATCTGAATTCGACAGTGACACTGCAgagaaaattctaaaaaaagTCATGAATTCTACTCATAGTAGTTTCTTAAGATGATCAGTTCATATATTCTCAAAAATCCGTATTCATGTGTGGCATCCATCATCTGAAATTGTATCTCCTCAAAAGGAATCAAACCAGCTTTTTGCTTTAGATCCTTAAGTAATAAACCCTCTTCCCCTTAGAATGGTGAAGTGATGCATTCAAAATAGTAATTCTCCTGTTCTTGACAATATTATGCTGGATTGGTCCTCAGTGTCGGCTATATCCTAGTTTCTGTAAGTGTACAGAAGCATGTTTAAATGCCAATCAGTACCCTTACTTTCCTTTTTGCGATGGCTAAATCCAGGTTTCATGGTACAAAAATTGAGCAAGATGTTTTCAACTGACTGACTTTATGTTTCTTTTCGTGCATTGCTAAATCTAATTTGTCTCTAGCAAAGTCTTGGACCGATTGCTCAGACATCTCATGCTAAGAGTTGCAGGTTGGTTGCTGTGTTGATACGGTTACAGGTTGCTGGATAGCAACACCCCGCTGGAGAAAACATTTTCATTTACCCAACGGGACATAGCTTCTTTCTTGACTTCATCTCTTCTCAACTTTCCTGTTGTTGTCATTGGAAATGGAGTCCTCCACAAAATGAAGTTTCTGGGAATTTTAAATCTGCGGAAGGAGATAACAAAAATGGTGTTAAAGGGCTGACGTTTTGCCTTAGCACATATGAACGATGCAATTAGAGGGGGAGAAAACGCATTAAGCAACAGCAATTACCCTGTCAAGTTCTTATCTTTACAAAACTGCTGTAGGATTTCTTTGGATAAGCAGTGATCTTTGTCATTGCAGGGATTGAATTCGTCCCATTGCCAGTTATCTTTTAGTCGAATACATGCTACTACCATCTCCGTCAAGCGAGAGTCCGGGAGCCCAACAACAATGACTGTGGAAATACCAGGATGTTGCAATATAACAGCTTCAACCTGTGTCCTTAAACTCATCAATAGTAAGCAGCAAATGAAAATGTGATTCCTAAGTGTGCATATCATGTATATATCCTCCAATCTGTTTGTTTGATGCTCCATTGTTCATGTACCTACCTTGTATTTGTAGAATTCAGGACATAAAAGGAAGTAAATGTTTGTGTAAGTTGCTCCTTGCATTTGTTACTTAAACGACGAATACGCACGACAAAATCCGGGAtttcattttatcaaaattgaatAGGAAAGAACAGAAGATAGAACTGGTTAGTGATGGTTACCTCTTCAGGATAGATATTCTCTCCCCCGCTCTTGATTCTACTGCCGTTGCGACCTATAAGCCAAAGGTTACCACAATCATCTGTCTGTCCTATATCACCGGTGTCAAACCAACCTTCATCAGCTGGGGAGGAAGACTTGCTTGGAATTTGACCCCAGTATCCAAGCATTACATGGGGGCCCCTAGTTAATATCTTCCCCACTTGAGAAGAACCATTGGAACTGATTCTTAGTTCTACATGTGGTGCAGGCTTTCCAACACAAACTCCAGCAAATTGCTGAACTGAATCGGAAGTTTTACTATCTGTCATTTGATGGTGCTGATTATAGCTCCCAATGGTTGGATCATAAAGGGTCATGAAGGTTAAAGAAGAACATGCCTCTGTCATCCCTTTAGAAGCACAATTACCAGACAATCAGGGATCATGACTAGTTCAAGAGAGAGTTGTTACATGGCAATTTAAAAGGTGACAGAAAGCAAAACTGATGCAACCGACCAAGGACAGATGGACCAAATATTATTCGAAGATAAATTAAGCTCAGTGGAAGCAAAGTCATACATTAATATACCTCAAACTTCAATAAATAGGATTATAGCAGACCTACAATGTTCAGTTTCAAATGCTTTTTCGTATTGGAGCTGTTTTCCAATTTGAGAATACATAACTAGGAAGGACATATTGTGATTGTGAGACTCACCATAAGCTGAAACTAGTTTAGCTCTTGGGAAAACTTTGACGGCACCTTCAAGAAGTCCTGGTAAAAGACCTCCAGCTCCATTTAATATTTTGTTGACTGTCTCAAAATTCTTGGTAGTTTGAGTTGTCCTGAAGAAAGCTTTAAAGTGaacttagtgagaaatgaaatagATGAGATTAGACTGATTATGTAGGGAGAGAAAAACAGTTGTACATAAATAAGCAGCTATGTAAAGATCTAACAAACTTATGTAGCAAGACATATCCAGCATTTGACACAATCATTTTACTGAAGGAAAAATTGTGCGGTTCTACTAAGTGCAGCATACTTGACACCTAGAAAAGTTACAATACATCACTGTCTATCTTTATGTGAAAGCGAACCAGAACAATTTTTTCTCCTCTACCCTCTATCAGCATTGAACAGGCGATTCCTAGGAATCCATGCATTTTCTGTTACCCTGACAGAAGATTCCAAACGGATGGGTGCTTAATCGTAACTTCACAATTTAGGGGGAAGTAGTTTACCTAGCTGAAGAGATTAAATCAGCCATCATAGCTGGTACCGTGATAAATGAGGTAACGTGGTGTTGTTCTATGACTCTAATTGCTGACTTGACTTCGAATTTGGGTATAAAAACATGGCAACCTCCAACCATCAGCATTGCCAGAGCTGAAGATATCCCTCCGATGTGGCACAAAGGCGATGTATGCAGATAAATCTGTAAAATACAACGTAAAAAGAAGCCAATAATCAAGAAATGAAATGATTAAAAGAGCCCTTTCTTTCTGCTCCTGTATCTCTTCTATTGCTTATGATTGTAGTTGTctgcaagaaatgaagaaaacaagAGCAAGAGATGATCAAAAGAAGGGCGTACATCATCCTCACTATAACCAACAAGCGCTAATTTAGCCAGGGATTGTACAATCAAAGCTGAATGGCTTAGCATGACGCCCTTTGGCCTTCCAGATGTCCCTATTTTAATCCAAAAGGGAACGGGAGAAAGGGGAAGCGTGAAACACATTAGTAGATGAATCTGAGTCAGAAAATAACTCCATACACGTACAGGTAATGctcaaaatataatttttatcaCCCTTAGCAGAAAAATTCTTGCCTCCGTTACTAGTTCAATATTTTCAAGATCAATATAAGAATGTGCAGACATTCACTATTTCACTCATCTGTTTAACGACCGTAAGATTGTTATTGAATTTCATCGTATACACACGAGTAGAAGAACTCATGTATGCTTCCTGAAGGCCAAAACATACCTGAGGTAAAGCATAGCAGAGCTGCATTATTAGGTGCGCATAAAAGCCTGGCCGAGTTCAGAGAACTGGACTTCAACAATTCTGTTGTCAAAACTGCTGCAAAAGGTTTTCCAGGATAAGGTTTCAGATGCTGAGGATTAAAGaataaacatgggaggccttgCATTTATTTGTAAGTAATTTTAGATACAAACAAGTGTCATACCATCACCGTGGCTGCTGAAGTTAGGAGCGGTCATAGAAACATGCCACCTTAAGTCAGTCTGCAATTTGAAGTGCCAGTAATCATGGGTTTTATCAGTCACCAACATTATAGGCTTCACTTCATTCATTGCCAATCTTGCCTCCTGTAAGCTCTGCTTGAAGCAAAAGGCATAACTTATAGTAGTCTagtaaaatctaccagaaagaACGAATTGGCCGAGTCGTCATCAGAACGAACCCTCCGATATGATACCAGGACGAGATGACTCCAAGATACTTAACTCGCCGAGAACTCAGCCGAGTCGCCGAGAATTCGGCCGAGAAGTCTCCGATATGGATAGTCTCAGCCTAGTCGGCCCAAGTCATCCCGAGTTAACTCGCAAATTTACATTTTACAGATtttcttttgctaatttttttattattattgtttagcatatttttgaatattattcacaatatttagaatattaaatacttCAAAATTTGCGTTTCACCGAAACCGTGACCAATAAATTGAGATCGATGTGGAACGATCCAAATcgcgaccgcgactttgaaccatggacTTACAGCTcacaacttaaaagaaccaatcAAGTTTGTACAACTTATAGTCATCTATGCTGCTGAGTGGAGAACGTGAACTTCAGAGTGGTTCGATCATCCCCTTTCTAGATTGTGAATTCTTCTCTCAATAGTCAAATAGTTAAGAGCAACTAAATTATAATCATTGCCTTCTCCATTAAACTTCATTGGATTCGTTTGTCAATCATTTTCAAAGTGAACGAGGCAATGGAGTCAGAAAGAAAGTAAAAAGTGAGTAAAGATCACCAGGAAACTGACCCAGCGGTAGTTGAAAGGAGCTGCTATCCCTCCTGCATATGTAACCGCCAGTAACCACTCCAAATATGAATCACTGAAAGGAAAAGATTGATTCCTAAGTAGTAGACACATGATGCATTTCATTCTGAGTCCTAGCTGATCATATGAAAAGTTAGCTAGCATTCATGCTTGATGAACAACAATTTTCCCAAATTCTATGTGTAATTTTGTATGTGCCCTCTTGGTTTTAGTCAGGCGTTCTTGTTAAATGCAAAATGCTGATTAAAAGAACAATAATTTCACATCAGGATCCTCCAACTGCTGACTAATGATACTTTTTACACGGTTTAATTCCTTTTCCACGTCCAACGATACTTATAATTTGACACTTAATTTGGATAGCAAGAAACATGATTACAGACTTTATacaaatttaacaaaaaaaaaaaaaaaaagaaaagaatgtgAATCTTGTTTCTTGTTTATCAAAAGTTTTAGGGAGCGAATTGATACAATCGAAAGTCGTGGAGGCAAATTAGGAATGGATAATGAGTGGAATGTGCGAGACCAATCTGATAGTGGTACATGACTCTCCTAGGATTCACGGCGGTGTGTTTGAACAGGAATTATTAGTCAAAATATTGCTtgcttgcatcacaaacacattttttaatataatttttttaaatttcaatcacttgctcattttgtaaaattataTATCAGATTAGCttagtaaattttttttccagaacTAATTAGTTGTTATTACGTCTATCATTTCTGTTACATAATTCAGGAGCAAATTATTTGGATAGTCACTAAATTTTTTGAATAGTAGAGGGTTGACCATTCAACTTCTAAGAGTACATAATTACCCAATAAATTGTCAAAAGTGTAAATTTTATGTCATTTTACATATTTCCACGGTTAAATTTGCCAAATTTGGTTATATCTTGTGACTCGTGTATGTAATTACCCGCTAAATTGTTAAAAGTGTAAATTTTAGGTCATTTTATCTATTTTCACCGTTAAATTTGCCAAATCTAGTTATATCTCGTAACTCGTATGATCCTTAAATCTAGTAAATTTAACAGTGAAAATAGACGAAATTGCTCAAAATTTATGTTTCTGGTAGTTTAGTAGATAAATATATACTTTTAAAAATTGAGTAGTCAAAACTCTATAATTTAAAAAGTTCAGTGACTTTTCGGATAATTAACATATATGGGTGGGAGCATCCAGACCACAAATTCAGATTCCTAAGATAAAACTTGTTTACCAGCGCGGTACGGCTAAACCCACGTCCGACGATGAGAAATGATCATGCAACTATGCAAGAAACGAGCAGACGAAGAGCAGAGAAGAGGAGAAGAGAACCTGTTGAGGGCAGCAATGGCGACGACGTGGCCGGGCTTGAGGCCCAGTTGGAGAAGCCCGTCGGCCAATCTCAGCACTCCCTCCGCGAACTGCACGCCGGTTTTTCTACAGTCACCTTCTTCTGCGGCGGCGACGTTAATCATGACTGTTGAGTTTCGCCTGAGAGTCATCAGACGGCTGAGGCACTGGCAAATGTGGGCATCTGAGTAATTACCCATCTTTTGGAAGATGGTACTAACTAATGTATATGGAACTAAAAAGGAAGTTTGAAGTTTGCTGGGAATTGGAATGGTTTCCTTTCCTCCTCTTCAGTCTTCAGAGGAGCTTACATATTTAATGGGAAGAACAGAAGAGATGTAGAATGTTTAAGATTCTATTCAAAATTTAACAATTTGgtcaacaaaaaaataataataatggtaGTAATGAACTGAAGATGAACTGATATATTGATTGTGTTTCAAGATGCAATTGCAAATGCAGACTAATACCAGTGCAGCTTTCTTTCAATTGCATCATAGCTCATGCCATATGCCACACCTATATTGACTAGCAAGAGATGCAACCTGTTTTGATGCTTGACTTTGAAAATCTTAATGCTCACTtgttaacaaaagaaaatagtTTAGAAGTCAACCAAGTACAGATTGCGTTGCTttagaggttttttttttttttttggatataaAATACCATGTTGATGACTTCAATGGATAGCCATAAAGATGTaatttagaaaaggaaaacgaAGAGAAGGTGCTGCATGTGATATCTGTGCTGTGCTGCTTGACATTGTCATACTTGGCGTGTTGTATTAATACCAATCACGGATTATCAAGTAATTGTGGTGAATTATACCTAATTTAGTAAATACTGAACGAGGAGTAGCCACAGCTTAGAAGGTAACTTTGTTAAGTAAAAAGAAGGTAACTAGTCAATTGGATGACAAGTGTTTCTAATCAATAGAAAATCAACAGGATTTATATTTGGATCCTTCAGCAGAAACTATATTTACAAAATCCCATAACATGCAGACCACGTAAACTCTTGAAAAGAAAATATGCTCGATTGGAAATGATTTCATAGTTAATCACCAGCCTTTGGGCTGGTGGCCACCATGCTTGGTGGGGGTGGGAGGCAAGGGCAATTGCCTTCCACCAATTGCTACATTAAAAGTGGATTTGCTTAAAAACAAATTCAGGTGAATGCATAGTGCATCTGTCTGGTTCGATGGTAGTTAAATCCCCTTCGGATTACCCtagaatagattaggttattcaACAATTATCGtctccaaaacaaaaaaaaaggaaatgattcCATAGATGGTTCGGATGAATCTTGAGAAACTCATATGCTGTGCAACTTTAGATGTATGTCGCCAGAGTAACAAGAATATGGTATGAATCTAAGTACGTGGTGCAAAAATCTCAAGATCccaaaatggagaaaatttagcATAGTAAAGGTGGAAGATTGACATATCACATGCTACATCATGCTAAGATCAAACTGACCAAGTCTTTTATGATATACAAGTACAACCACATCCTAAAGACGACTAATTTACTTGTTAAAAACCGATTTGTCCAAATAGGCATCTacttctctcattttcttccacTACTTCAATGCGttgctcttttctttttgtttcaaatctCATTCTAATCCAGAGATTTGACCTTGCATTTGGTGCCAATGTCATCTTAGAGGCTTTTCTTGTGTTTATTATTCGTGAAGGCTTTACTCAGCCCGCAAGTAATTGTTGAATTCAATGTTAAAAATCGGGAGCATAGGGGAATAGTAGTACAGCGCAGTCGCCACCATTGGCTGCTGAGCCTCAAGTCAACTGACACATTTGCAGCTTCATGTTCAAAAACATCACAATTCACCAGCTAGCCTTATTATATTCTATGCATATTCAAGATAAACTGCTTGAGGCAGGATTGGCATCCATAACTTCTGGTTCATTGCATGAGTCATGATGCAGGCATCAATATATATACAAAATAGACGATGACAACATTCTCAAATCTCTAGCATCACCATGCATGATCCATGCTACCCGCTCTCAACCCTCTGGAATTTTGGTAATTGCTATAATAATTAACCAACCTGTTGCACAATCTGCTGCATTCTATGGAGCACAATGACTATGGTGCTATTGCAATCAAGCAAACATGCAGGGAGAATTCTTCCTTCTCTTCCCAGTTCCATTTTTTCCCATCAAATAATTCTGAGAACAGGCAACCTGAACAGGAGTTCCATCACAGTTGTACGAATAATTGGGGTCTAATTTTCAGAAACAGCAGCCATGATGATTGACATCAACCTAATTGGCGATGTAAAGAAAATGGTTCAACATTGAGCGTTGAAACATTTATGGCAGTATTTTATACAATTTAGACCAAGACAGGGACAAAATATTCAAACAGTCAAACCTaattttaaatgaaatgcaaattccTAACTTGTTTGCAGTATGCTACCAAAACTTCTGACTGCTGAATTTAGAGTAGCATCATTCTTTAATGGGTTTCTGCAATGCCGTCTTTATGCTCCAAGGTAGACTTGATCACACATAACAACAGATTGAGATGTCagtttgacttttgaccttcCCAAAGAAACACTACACCGAAGATCTACAGGCCACACTAAAAATTGTAAAGTACACTGTTCATCCACATCTTGACGCTATTGTTCTTCAAAAGCTGAAGGCAAACCACAAGTGGATTATAGCAAGTATGACTCCACAACAGTTCGCCCAAACTTCTCTTGGACATCTTTTGGAGTTTCAAtctgggaaaaaaaatggagacaAAGAACAGAATGCAAGTCAAGGATATATGTCAACATATCTAACTGATAAGAATGAACAAGTATACATGAAAAGAAAAGTAACAGATTCTACTTACTGCATTAAGAGCCTTGAAAAGTGCTTTTACTGTGTTATGAGGATTTCTTGAGCCAACCACCTACAAGAGGATTGAAATCAAAATTCCAGCCTATTAAGTTAAAACAGCATCCCAATGAAGATACAAACAGCCTGGTGATACCTTTGACTTCACATTCTTGTAACCAGCCAAGTTCAAAATTGTCTGAACAGTTCTGCCGGCTTTCATTCCTGTTCTTGTGGAGGCAGGCCAAAGATACACCTGAGAAAAATCACTCTAATTAGTCAAGCAATCCACATATGACTAAGGACAAATGAAGAAATGGAGATGATATACATTCTTCACGTCAATTATGacaactcaaaaaataaaagaaatcaaCAGTCATTGGTACCTTGGTCTTTTTATATGATGTTTGAACAGCATGTGCAATTGTGTGCTCCTCATGTCGTTCTACATAGTGGAGATTCTGGAAGCACTTCTCATACGCCTGTTGGACAAAAGAATcagaaagaacaagagagctGAAGTGTTTTATGCATCAAAATCATTCACTTCTGTAATTCATCAAGAACAGATTCATTCAATGACAGCATTAGATAACAAAGAAACAAGATCCGGGCAAAGGCAACATCTCCTGTTTTACAGTTTTAGTTGGGACTAAATATTTGAAATCGTATCCTTGTCTTTATCTCTTTTTCCAATCTTTTTTACCTTTTCGATACCAATTAAGGAACCCACATAAAGAAACCTCCTCCTTCTTACAACGCTAGCAAGAAGCAAAGGAAGTTAAATGAGGATAAGATAGCATTGTTAACAGGAGGTCCAAACATGACAGCACTTAGCACATTAAATGGCCATTTATTAAAcctaaaataagaaaatgtcaTTGGTAACATAATCCTTAACCAAGCATGCATCCCTAAACTGAGATAATAATCAAACAGCTCCACAGTAAAATCCAaagttttttgttgtttttgtttttttttgtgggggggtttttggttgggggggggggggggaggatgGATTAAAATCCAATGGTGAAACTACAATCTAGTAAATTCTACAAGTGATATGTTATGTGGGTGGTTATTAGTAATTGTTCAATATCAATGACTTGCAAGAAACCAGAAAAAGGAAAGCCAACTACAGTGTAAACCTCCTTGCAAGTTTAGATTGGATCATAAAAACAACTCAATTAAGTTCCTCCCACTTCAACCTATAAGATTAGACCAATTCACATTTTACACTTGTCTTGCTTTCAGGACTAGCTGTGTCTTCCAATCTCATTAGCATTTTGGATCATCTTTTTCTAGACAATCACCTTTCAATCAATGATGTAAGTTCAGAAAGAAACTACACTGTTCAATCTCCATTTTGTGTTATCTTGCAGACCCCCATCTGGTATTTTTCTATACTCCATGTTAACTAAACTTTTTTCACATAAGAAGCATCAATTCCTGAAACCACAAATTAAGGTAGGTTTAGACGCTATCACATGTCAGTACCTTTTGAAGGGCAATGGGAATTGCTGGACCTTTTGCTTTGGCAAAACCAACAACTCCATGATAGTTCCCACAAGCTAGCATGGCAGTGTACTTGACAACTTGTCCCCCCTGAATCATACAAAGTTGAGATCATTTCGAAGTCttttgcaagaaaaaaaatagcaaaacaAAAAACAGTAGGCAGGCTCTCTTACCTTAGTAACTTTGCAGGTTCTGTTCACATCAATAAGTCTAACATCAAAACCCTGCAATTGTTATTTGTCAAGTTAAAACGAAAATTCAACAGAATAAACTTGTAGCGGCAACTAAACAtccaaatttttatttcaaacagAGTTATATGAGTGAGTGTCAAACTAAAACAGAAACTTGCACAAGGATCAAAAATTAAgttgaaataaaagaaaatttaacaaAGCATTGTTCATTAATGGAGGAAAAGTGAATAATGAAATTCAAACACCATGGCACAGGAAGTATCTACTCCAGTTTTAGCTGTGTGGCTTGAGCAGACCTTCGGTCAGTTAGGTAGAGAGGTTACAAGAAATTTAGCCTTCTTATATATCATTTGCTGAGTAatgaatatatgtatatatatatatatatatatatatatatatatatgtcagaAACAGTTAAAGAAAACAGAACCACCATTATCCAGGCCTAGAGTCCTTGCTAAGGATTAAATCTAATCCGTGCAGCCACAACCAAATCAATCAGTATAGGTATGTGATATGGTACATAACGCCCTGCTCAACAAGTTATACAAAAAAGCACGAAATTTCCTACATTAAGGGCTCAAGGCTAGGTAAAAGGGAGAAGACCATTTGGAATGATTACCTAAAATTTGATGTCACATATAAGATAATAGCAAGAAGTTTACTGATGCATAGCTACAGAGCAGAGGAAACTTCCAAAGCACAAGATATTATCTAATCATTCTCTAAATTTCAGATATAAGCTCTCAAAGTCTGTCCTGCTACAGTTAATCAATCATTTTTTACAAGAAACAGAGATTGTGAGGATGGCTAACACTTTTCAGTATCCAGACTAACATCACAAGTAGACATAAAATGGGGAAAGGGACAAAAGTACTCTgatgacaaaaacaaaaacaatataTGCAAGCAACTTGAGATAGTCAATGTAGTTGCACAAAGTTTGAAAAGCAAAGCAGATCATCAA carries:
- the LOC113709104 gene encoding 2-succinylbenzoate--CoA ligase, chloroplastic/peroxisomal isoform X2 — protein: MGNYSDAHICQCLSRLMTLRRNSTVMINVAAAEEGDCRKTGVQFAEGVLRLADGLLQLGLKPGHVVAIAALNSDSYLEWLLAVTYAGGIAAPFNYRWSLQEARLAMNEVKPIMLVTDKTHDYWHFKLQTDLRWHVSMTAPNFSSHGDVLTTELLKSSSLNSARLLCAPNNAALLCFTSGTSGRPKGVMLSHSALIVQSLAKLALVGYSEDDIYLHTSPLCHIGGISSALAMLMVGGCHVFIPKFEVKSAIRVIEQHHVTSFITVPAMMADLISSARTTQTTKNFETVNKILNGAGGLLPGLLEGAVKVFPRAKLVSAYGMTEACSSLTFMTLYDPTIGSYNQHHQMTDSKTSDSVQQFAGVCVGKPAPHVELRISSNGSSQVGKILTRGPHVMLGYWGQIPSKSSSPADEGWFDTGDIGQTDDCGNLWLIGRNGSRIKSGGENIYPEEVEAVILQHPGISTVIVVGLPDSRLTEMVVACIRLKDNWQWDEFNPCNDKDHCLSKEILQQFCKDKNLTGFKIPRNFILWRTPFPMTTTGKLRRDEVKKEAMSRWVNENVFSSGVLLSSNL
- the LOC113709104 gene encoding 2-succinylbenzoate--CoA ligase, chloroplastic/peroxisomal isoform X1; translated protein: MGNYSDAHICQCLSRLMTLRRNSTVMINVAAAEEGDCRKTGVQFAEGVLRLADGLLQLGLKPGHVVAIAALNSDSYLEWLLAVTYAGGIAAPFNYRWSLQEARLAMNEVKPIMLVTDKTHDYWHFKLQTDLRWHVSMTAPNFSSHGDAVLTTELLKSSSLNSARLLCAPNNAALLCFTSGTSGRPKGVMLSHSALIVQSLAKLALVGYSEDDIYLHTSPLCHIGGISSALAMLMVGGCHVFIPKFEVKSAIRVIEQHHVTSFITVPAMMADLISSARTTQTTKNFETVNKILNGAGGLLPGLLEGAVKVFPRAKLVSAYGMTEACSSLTFMTLYDPTIGSYNQHHQMTDSKTSDSVQQFAGVCVGKPAPHVELRISSNGSSQVGKILTRGPHVMLGYWGQIPSKSSSPADEGWFDTGDIGQTDDCGNLWLIGRNGSRIKSGGENIYPEEVEAVILQHPGISTVIVVGLPDSRLTEMVVACIRLKDNWQWDEFNPCNDKDHCLSKEILQQFCKDKNLTGFKIPRNFILWRTPFPMTTTGKLRRDEVKKEAMSRWVNENVFSSGVLLSSNL